A part of Ziziphus jujuba cultivar Dongzao chromosome 8, ASM3175591v1 genomic DNA contains:
- the LOC107412906 gene encoding uncharacterized protein LOC107412906 isoform X1 — MIFYLFIYFAYYCELTDPLKKLSLSVQSALEAMASSSLVGHLVFPPENGHKVWEDQTFIKWRKREPHVTFHCHESIEGSLKYWYERNKVNYLVANSAVWNDDAVDRALDTAAFWVKGLPFVKSLSGYWRFFLASSPSKVPENFHDSAFHDSEWKTLPVPSNWQMHGFDHPIYTNTTYPFPFDPPFVSKENPTGCYRTYFQIPEEWKGRRILLHFQAVDSAFFAWINGVPVGYSQDSRLPAEFEITDYCHPIGSGTKNVLAVQVFKWSDGSYLEDQDHWWLSGIHRDVLLLAKPSVFIADYFFKSNLAEDFSYANIQVEVKIDYSRETSKENILAKYTLEAALYDTGGWHKTNGYSDLISSNVANLKLNLSSSRSAVPGFRGYFLEGKLGVPRLWSAEQPNLYTLVVILKDESGSIVDCESCLVGIRKVSKAYKQLLVNGHPIIIRGVNRHEHHPRLGKTNIEACMVKDLVLMKQNNINAVRNSHYPQHPRWYELCDLFGVYMIDEANIETHGFDYSGHLKHPTLDPSWAPAMMDRVISMVERDKNHACIICWSLGNESGYGPNHSASAGWVREKDPSRFLHYEGGGSRTSSTDIVCPMYMRVWDIVKIAKDPNEIRPLILCEYSHAMGNSNGNIHEYWEAIDSTFGLQGGFIWEWVDQGLLKDGPDGSKNWAYGGDWGDFPDDLNFCLNGINWPDRTPHPAMHEVKYVYQPIKVSFIEQTLQLKNTHFYETTEELEFSWAVHGDGWKLGSGILSLPLIKPQSSYDIEWQSAPWSTLWSSSSAEDFFLTITAKLLQSTRWVEAGHVISSAQVQLPAKRKFVPHLIKTKDAAFHSEIIEDSIKISQQNLWEIILNVRTGAFKSWKVEGVSLINKGIFPSFWRAPTDNDNGGGSASYLSLWKAAHIDRLHYITESCSIQNKTDHLVKITAVFLGVPKEDGSSSNLENKDYLIKTEMIYTIYSSGDVIVECNVKPNPNLPPLPRVGVEFHLEKSLDQITWYGRGPFECYPDRKAAAHVDIYKQKVDDLHVPYIVPVESSGRADVRWVTFQNENGFGIYASIYDNSPPMQLNASYYTTTELQRATHIEDLMKGDTIEVHLDHKHMGVGGDDSWTPCVHDKYLVPAVPYSFSIRFSPITPTTSGQDIYKSQLQN, encoded by the exons atgatattttatttatttatttattttgcttattaTTGTGAGTTGACTGATCCATTGAAGAAGCTCTCACTCTCAGTGCAAagtg CTTTAGAGGccatggcttcttcttctttggtcGGTCACCTGGTTTTTCCTCCAGAGAATGGGCATAAGGTGTGGGAGGACCAGACTTTCATCAAATGGAGGAAGAGAGAACCCCATGTCACTTTTCATTGCCATGAATCTATTGAag GATCTCTGAAATACTGGTATGAACGAAACAAAGTGAATTATTTGGTAGCTAATTCTGCTGTTTGGAATGATGATGCCGTGGATAGAGCACTTGATACTGCAGCTTTTTGGGTCAAGGGCCTTCCTTTTGTCAAGTCTTTGTCTGGATATTGGAGGTTTTTCTTGGCATCGTCTCCAAGCAAGGTTCCTGAAAATTTTCATGATAGTGCATTTCATGACTCTGAGTGGAAAACTTTGCCTG TCCCTTCTAATTGGCAGATGCATGGATTTGATCACcctatatatacaaatactaCATATCCGTTTCCATTTGATCCACCGTTTGTGTCAAAAGAGAATCCTACTGGTTGCTATAGGACGTACTTTCAGATTCCAGAAGAGTGGAAAG GTCGTAGGATTTTGTTGCACTTCCAAGCTGTTGATTCTGCCTTCTTTGCATGGATAAATGGTGTCCCAGTAGGATATAg TCAGGATAGTAGACTACCTGCTGAATTTGAAATCACTGATTACTGTCATCCAATTGGTTCGGGCACTAAGAATGTTCTGGCTGTGCAAGTATTTAAATGGAGTGATGGCTCTTACCTTGAAGATCAAGATCATTGGTGGTTATCTGGCATTCATCGTGATGTGCTTCTTCTGGCGAAGCCATCG GTATTCATTGCAGACTATTTTTTCAAATCAAACCTGGCTGAGGATTTTTCTTATGCAAACATACAG GTTGAAGTGAAAATAGATTACTCTCGAGAAACCTCTAAAGAAAACATTCTTGCCAAATATACTTTAGAAGCTGCATTATATGATACTGGTGGCTGGCACAAGACTAATGGATACTCTGATCTGATATCTTCTAATGTGGCCAACCTTAAGCTCAATCTGTCATCAAGTAGAAGTGCAGTCCCAGGATTTCGTGGATATTTTCTTGAAGGGAAACTGGGAGTGCCCAGGCTTTGGTCAGCAGAACAA CCAAATTTGTACACTCTTGTTGTCATCCTTAAAGATGAATCTGGCAGTATAGTTGACTGCGAATCATGCCTGGTAGGCATACGGAAAGTATCTAAAGCCTATAAACAGCTGCTTGTTAATGGCCATCCGATTATAATAAGAGGTGTAAACAGGCATGAACATCATCCACGTCTGGGGAAGACAAACATTGAGGCCTGTATGGTTAAG GATTTGGTTCTAATGAAGCAGAACAATATCAATGCTGTGAGAAACAGCCATTATCCCCAACATCCTCGTTGGTATGAGCTTTGTGATTTGTTCGGTGTGTATATGATAGATGAAGCCAATATTGAGACACATGGTTTTGATTATTCTGGACATCTTAAGCATCCCACTTTGGATCCCAGTTGGGCACCTGCAATGATGGACCGTGTCATAAGCATGGTGGAAAGAGACAAAAATCATGCTTGCATTATATGTTGGTCTTTAGGAAATGAATCAGGATATGGACCTAATCATTCTGCTTCAGCTG GTTGGGTTCGAGAAAAAGATCCCTCAAGGTTCTTACACTATGAAGGAGGTGGATCCAGAACCTCATCCACAGATATTGTATGTCCCATGTATATGCGCGTTTGGGACATAGTGAAGATTGCAAAGGATCCAAATGAAATCCGTCCTTTGATATTATGCGA GTATTCTCATGCAATGGGAAACAGCAATGGTAACATACATGAATATTGGGAAGCAATTGACAGCACATTTGGTCTTCAAGGTGGCTTTATCTGGGAATGGGTTGATCAG GGGCTATTGAAGGATGGTCCAGATGGTAGTAAGAATTGGGCATATGGAGGTGACTGGGGTGATTTTCCTGACGATTTGAACTTCTGTTTGAATGGAATTAATTGGCCAGACCGAACTCCTCATCCTGCAATGCATG AAGTCAAGTATGTGTATCAACCAATCAAGGTTTCATTTATAGAACAAACACTTCAG TTAAAAAACACTCATTTTTATGAAACAACTGAAGAATTGGAGTTCAGTTGGGCTGTTCATGGGGATGGGTGGAAACTTGGGTCCGGAATTCTATCTCTTCCTCTGATTAAACCCCAGAGTAGTTATGATATCGAATGGCAGTCAGCTCCATGGTCTACTCTATGGTCATCATCATCTGCTGAggatttttttttgacaataacTGCAAAGCTTTTGCAGTCCACACGATGGGTTGAAGCTGGTCATGTCATTTCATCTGCACAAGTCCAGTTGCCTgccaaaagaaaatttgttcCTCAT TTGATTAAGACTAAAGATGCTGCCTTTCATAGTGAAATTATTGAGGATTCAATAAAAATCAGTCAACAGAATTTGTGGGAGATAATATTGAATGTTAGAACTGGAGCTTTCAAAAGCTGGAAG GTTGAAGGAGTTTCTCTCATAAATAAGGGAATATTCCCATCCTTTTGGCGTGCACCCACAGATAATGACAATGGAGGAGGCTCTGCCAGTTATTTATCCTTATGGAAGGCTGCTCATATTGATCGCCTTCATTATATTACAGAAAGCTGCTCTATACAGAATAAGACAGACCATCTTGTGAAAATAACAGCAGTTTTTCTTGGTGTCCCAAAGGAGGATGGCTCTTCATCCAACTTAGAAAACAAAGATTATTTAATCAAAACTGAGATGATTTACACAATCTACAGTTCTGGGGATGTCATTGTGGAATGTAATGTAAAACCAAACCCAAATCTCCCTCCTTTGCCTCGTGTGGGAGTTGAGTTCCATTTGGAAAAATCACTGGACCAGATTACATGGTATGGAAGAGGACCATTTGAATGTTATCCCGACAGAAAAGCAGCTGCTCATGTTGACATTTATAAGCAGAAAGTGGATGACTTGCATGTTCCCTATATTGTTCCTGTGGAATCTTCTGGTAGGGCAGATGTTAGATGGGTTACATTCCAAAATGAGAATGGTTTTGGAATTTATGCTTCAATATATGACAACTCTCCGCCTATGCAACTGAACGCTAGTTACTACACTACAACAGAGCTACAGCGGGCAACACATATTGAAGATCTAATGAAAGGAGATACCATTGAG GTTCATCTCGACCATAAGCACATGGGTGTGGGCGGAGATGATAGTTGGACTCCCTGTGTCCATGACAAATACCTAGTTCCTGCTGTTCCGTACTCATTCTCGATCAGGTTTTCTCCGATAACTCCAACCACTTCTGGCCAGGACATCTACAAATCCCAGCTCCAAAACtag
- the LOC107412906 gene encoding uncharacterized protein LOC107412906 isoform X3: MASSSLVGHLVFPPENGHKVWEDQTFIKWRKREPHVTFHCHESIEGSLKYWYERNKVNYLVANSAVWNDDAVDRALDTAAFWVKGLPFVKSLSGYWRFFLASSPSKVPENFHDSAFHDSEWKTLPVPSNWQMHGFDHPIYTNTTYPFPFDPPFVSKENPTGCYRTYFQIPEEWKGRRILLHFQAVDSAFFAWINGVPVGYSQDSRLPAEFEITDYCHPIGSGTKNVLAVQVFKWSDGSYLEDQDHWWLSGIHRDVLLLAKPSVFIADYFFKSNLAEDFSYANIQVEVKIDYSRETSKENILAKYTLEAALYDTGGWHKTNGYSDLISSNVANLKLNLSSSRSAVPGFRGYFLEGKLGVPRLWSAEQPNLYTLVVILKDESGSIVDCESCLVGIRKVSKAYKQLLVNGHPIIIRGVNRHEHHPRLGKTNIEACMVKDLVLMKQNNINAVRNSHYPQHPRWYELCDLFGVYMIDEANIETHGFDYSGHLKHPTLDPSWAPAMMDRVISMVERDKNHACIICWSLGNESGYGPNHSASAGWVREKDPSRFLHYEGGGSRTSSTDIVCPMYMRVWDIVKIAKDPNEIRPLILCEYSHAMGNSNGNIHEYWEAIDSTFGLQGGFIWEWVDQGLLKDGPDGSKNWAYGGDWGDFPDDLNFCLNGINWPDRTPHPAMHEVKYVYQPIKVSFIEQTLQLKNTHFYETTEELEFSWAVHGDGWKLGSGILSLPLIKPQSSYDIEWQSAPWSTLWSSSSAEDFFLTITAKLLQSTRWVEAGHVISSAQVQLPAKRKFVPHLIKTKDAAFHSEIIEDSIKISQQNLWEIILNVRTGAFKSWKVEGVSLINKGIFPSFWRAPTDNDNGGGSASYLSLWKAAHIDRLHYITESCSIQNKTDHLVKITAVFLGVPKEDGSSSNLENKDYLIKTEMIYTIYSSGDVIVECNVKPNPNLPPLPRVGVEFHLEKSLDQITWYGRGPFECYPDRKAAAHVDIYKQKVDDLHVPYIVPVESSGRADVRWVTFQNENGFGIYASIYDNSPPMQLNASYYTTTELQRATHIEDLMKGDTIEVHLDHKHMGVGGDDSWTPCVHDKYLVPAVPYSFSIRFSPITPTTSGQDIYKSQLQN, translated from the exons atggcttcttcttctttggtcGGTCACCTGGTTTTTCCTCCAGAGAATGGGCATAAGGTGTGGGAGGACCAGACTTTCATCAAATGGAGGAAGAGAGAACCCCATGTCACTTTTCATTGCCATGAATCTATTGAag GATCTCTGAAATACTGGTATGAACGAAACAAAGTGAATTATTTGGTAGCTAATTCTGCTGTTTGGAATGATGATGCCGTGGATAGAGCACTTGATACTGCAGCTTTTTGGGTCAAGGGCCTTCCTTTTGTCAAGTCTTTGTCTGGATATTGGAGGTTTTTCTTGGCATCGTCTCCAAGCAAGGTTCCTGAAAATTTTCATGATAGTGCATTTCATGACTCTGAGTGGAAAACTTTGCCTG TCCCTTCTAATTGGCAGATGCATGGATTTGATCACcctatatatacaaatactaCATATCCGTTTCCATTTGATCCACCGTTTGTGTCAAAAGAGAATCCTACTGGTTGCTATAGGACGTACTTTCAGATTCCAGAAGAGTGGAAAG GTCGTAGGATTTTGTTGCACTTCCAAGCTGTTGATTCTGCCTTCTTTGCATGGATAAATGGTGTCCCAGTAGGATATAg TCAGGATAGTAGACTACCTGCTGAATTTGAAATCACTGATTACTGTCATCCAATTGGTTCGGGCACTAAGAATGTTCTGGCTGTGCAAGTATTTAAATGGAGTGATGGCTCTTACCTTGAAGATCAAGATCATTGGTGGTTATCTGGCATTCATCGTGATGTGCTTCTTCTGGCGAAGCCATCG GTATTCATTGCAGACTATTTTTTCAAATCAAACCTGGCTGAGGATTTTTCTTATGCAAACATACAG GTTGAAGTGAAAATAGATTACTCTCGAGAAACCTCTAAAGAAAACATTCTTGCCAAATATACTTTAGAAGCTGCATTATATGATACTGGTGGCTGGCACAAGACTAATGGATACTCTGATCTGATATCTTCTAATGTGGCCAACCTTAAGCTCAATCTGTCATCAAGTAGAAGTGCAGTCCCAGGATTTCGTGGATATTTTCTTGAAGGGAAACTGGGAGTGCCCAGGCTTTGGTCAGCAGAACAA CCAAATTTGTACACTCTTGTTGTCATCCTTAAAGATGAATCTGGCAGTATAGTTGACTGCGAATCATGCCTGGTAGGCATACGGAAAGTATCTAAAGCCTATAAACAGCTGCTTGTTAATGGCCATCCGATTATAATAAGAGGTGTAAACAGGCATGAACATCATCCACGTCTGGGGAAGACAAACATTGAGGCCTGTATGGTTAAG GATTTGGTTCTAATGAAGCAGAACAATATCAATGCTGTGAGAAACAGCCATTATCCCCAACATCCTCGTTGGTATGAGCTTTGTGATTTGTTCGGTGTGTATATGATAGATGAAGCCAATATTGAGACACATGGTTTTGATTATTCTGGACATCTTAAGCATCCCACTTTGGATCCCAGTTGGGCACCTGCAATGATGGACCGTGTCATAAGCATGGTGGAAAGAGACAAAAATCATGCTTGCATTATATGTTGGTCTTTAGGAAATGAATCAGGATATGGACCTAATCATTCTGCTTCAGCTG GTTGGGTTCGAGAAAAAGATCCCTCAAGGTTCTTACACTATGAAGGAGGTGGATCCAGAACCTCATCCACAGATATTGTATGTCCCATGTATATGCGCGTTTGGGACATAGTGAAGATTGCAAAGGATCCAAATGAAATCCGTCCTTTGATATTATGCGA GTATTCTCATGCAATGGGAAACAGCAATGGTAACATACATGAATATTGGGAAGCAATTGACAGCACATTTGGTCTTCAAGGTGGCTTTATCTGGGAATGGGTTGATCAG GGGCTATTGAAGGATGGTCCAGATGGTAGTAAGAATTGGGCATATGGAGGTGACTGGGGTGATTTTCCTGACGATTTGAACTTCTGTTTGAATGGAATTAATTGGCCAGACCGAACTCCTCATCCTGCAATGCATG AAGTCAAGTATGTGTATCAACCAATCAAGGTTTCATTTATAGAACAAACACTTCAG TTAAAAAACACTCATTTTTATGAAACAACTGAAGAATTGGAGTTCAGTTGGGCTGTTCATGGGGATGGGTGGAAACTTGGGTCCGGAATTCTATCTCTTCCTCTGATTAAACCCCAGAGTAGTTATGATATCGAATGGCAGTCAGCTCCATGGTCTACTCTATGGTCATCATCATCTGCTGAggatttttttttgacaataacTGCAAAGCTTTTGCAGTCCACACGATGGGTTGAAGCTGGTCATGTCATTTCATCTGCACAAGTCCAGTTGCCTgccaaaagaaaatttgttcCTCAT TTGATTAAGACTAAAGATGCTGCCTTTCATAGTGAAATTATTGAGGATTCAATAAAAATCAGTCAACAGAATTTGTGGGAGATAATATTGAATGTTAGAACTGGAGCTTTCAAAAGCTGGAAG GTTGAAGGAGTTTCTCTCATAAATAAGGGAATATTCCCATCCTTTTGGCGTGCACCCACAGATAATGACAATGGAGGAGGCTCTGCCAGTTATTTATCCTTATGGAAGGCTGCTCATATTGATCGCCTTCATTATATTACAGAAAGCTGCTCTATACAGAATAAGACAGACCATCTTGTGAAAATAACAGCAGTTTTTCTTGGTGTCCCAAAGGAGGATGGCTCTTCATCCAACTTAGAAAACAAAGATTATTTAATCAAAACTGAGATGATTTACACAATCTACAGTTCTGGGGATGTCATTGTGGAATGTAATGTAAAACCAAACCCAAATCTCCCTCCTTTGCCTCGTGTGGGAGTTGAGTTCCATTTGGAAAAATCACTGGACCAGATTACATGGTATGGAAGAGGACCATTTGAATGTTATCCCGACAGAAAAGCAGCTGCTCATGTTGACATTTATAAGCAGAAAGTGGATGACTTGCATGTTCCCTATATTGTTCCTGTGGAATCTTCTGGTAGGGCAGATGTTAGATGGGTTACATTCCAAAATGAGAATGGTTTTGGAATTTATGCTTCAATATATGACAACTCTCCGCCTATGCAACTGAACGCTAGTTACTACACTACAACAGAGCTACAGCGGGCAACACATATTGAAGATCTAATGAAAGGAGATACCATTGAG GTTCATCTCGACCATAAGCACATGGGTGTGGGCGGAGATGATAGTTGGACTCCCTGTGTCCATGACAAATACCTAGTTCCTGCTGTTCCGTACTCATTCTCGATCAGGTTTTCTCCGATAACTCCAACCACTTCTGGCCAGGACATCTACAAATCCCAGCTCCAAAACtag
- the LOC107412906 gene encoding uncharacterized protein LOC107412906 isoform X2: MIFYLFIYFAYYCELTDPLKKLSLSVQTLEAMASSSLVGHLVFPPENGHKVWEDQTFIKWRKREPHVTFHCHESIEGSLKYWYERNKVNYLVANSAVWNDDAVDRALDTAAFWVKGLPFVKSLSGYWRFFLASSPSKVPENFHDSAFHDSEWKTLPVPSNWQMHGFDHPIYTNTTYPFPFDPPFVSKENPTGCYRTYFQIPEEWKGRRILLHFQAVDSAFFAWINGVPVGYSQDSRLPAEFEITDYCHPIGSGTKNVLAVQVFKWSDGSYLEDQDHWWLSGIHRDVLLLAKPSVFIADYFFKSNLAEDFSYANIQVEVKIDYSRETSKENILAKYTLEAALYDTGGWHKTNGYSDLISSNVANLKLNLSSSRSAVPGFRGYFLEGKLGVPRLWSAEQPNLYTLVVILKDESGSIVDCESCLVGIRKVSKAYKQLLVNGHPIIIRGVNRHEHHPRLGKTNIEACMVKDLVLMKQNNINAVRNSHYPQHPRWYELCDLFGVYMIDEANIETHGFDYSGHLKHPTLDPSWAPAMMDRVISMVERDKNHACIICWSLGNESGYGPNHSASAGWVREKDPSRFLHYEGGGSRTSSTDIVCPMYMRVWDIVKIAKDPNEIRPLILCEYSHAMGNSNGNIHEYWEAIDSTFGLQGGFIWEWVDQGLLKDGPDGSKNWAYGGDWGDFPDDLNFCLNGINWPDRTPHPAMHEVKYVYQPIKVSFIEQTLQLKNTHFYETTEELEFSWAVHGDGWKLGSGILSLPLIKPQSSYDIEWQSAPWSTLWSSSSAEDFFLTITAKLLQSTRWVEAGHVISSAQVQLPAKRKFVPHLIKTKDAAFHSEIIEDSIKISQQNLWEIILNVRTGAFKSWKVEGVSLINKGIFPSFWRAPTDNDNGGGSASYLSLWKAAHIDRLHYITESCSIQNKTDHLVKITAVFLGVPKEDGSSSNLENKDYLIKTEMIYTIYSSGDVIVECNVKPNPNLPPLPRVGVEFHLEKSLDQITWYGRGPFECYPDRKAAAHVDIYKQKVDDLHVPYIVPVESSGRADVRWVTFQNENGFGIYASIYDNSPPMQLNASYYTTTELQRATHIEDLMKGDTIEVHLDHKHMGVGGDDSWTPCVHDKYLVPAVPYSFSIRFSPITPTTSGQDIYKSQLQN; this comes from the exons atgatattttatttatttatttattttgcttattaTTGTGAGTTGACTGATCCATTGAAGAAGCTCTCACTCTCAGTGCAAa CTTTAGAGGccatggcttcttcttctttggtcGGTCACCTGGTTTTTCCTCCAGAGAATGGGCATAAGGTGTGGGAGGACCAGACTTTCATCAAATGGAGGAAGAGAGAACCCCATGTCACTTTTCATTGCCATGAATCTATTGAag GATCTCTGAAATACTGGTATGAACGAAACAAAGTGAATTATTTGGTAGCTAATTCTGCTGTTTGGAATGATGATGCCGTGGATAGAGCACTTGATACTGCAGCTTTTTGGGTCAAGGGCCTTCCTTTTGTCAAGTCTTTGTCTGGATATTGGAGGTTTTTCTTGGCATCGTCTCCAAGCAAGGTTCCTGAAAATTTTCATGATAGTGCATTTCATGACTCTGAGTGGAAAACTTTGCCTG TCCCTTCTAATTGGCAGATGCATGGATTTGATCACcctatatatacaaatactaCATATCCGTTTCCATTTGATCCACCGTTTGTGTCAAAAGAGAATCCTACTGGTTGCTATAGGACGTACTTTCAGATTCCAGAAGAGTGGAAAG GTCGTAGGATTTTGTTGCACTTCCAAGCTGTTGATTCTGCCTTCTTTGCATGGATAAATGGTGTCCCAGTAGGATATAg TCAGGATAGTAGACTACCTGCTGAATTTGAAATCACTGATTACTGTCATCCAATTGGTTCGGGCACTAAGAATGTTCTGGCTGTGCAAGTATTTAAATGGAGTGATGGCTCTTACCTTGAAGATCAAGATCATTGGTGGTTATCTGGCATTCATCGTGATGTGCTTCTTCTGGCGAAGCCATCG GTATTCATTGCAGACTATTTTTTCAAATCAAACCTGGCTGAGGATTTTTCTTATGCAAACATACAG GTTGAAGTGAAAATAGATTACTCTCGAGAAACCTCTAAAGAAAACATTCTTGCCAAATATACTTTAGAAGCTGCATTATATGATACTGGTGGCTGGCACAAGACTAATGGATACTCTGATCTGATATCTTCTAATGTGGCCAACCTTAAGCTCAATCTGTCATCAAGTAGAAGTGCAGTCCCAGGATTTCGTGGATATTTTCTTGAAGGGAAACTGGGAGTGCCCAGGCTTTGGTCAGCAGAACAA CCAAATTTGTACACTCTTGTTGTCATCCTTAAAGATGAATCTGGCAGTATAGTTGACTGCGAATCATGCCTGGTAGGCATACGGAAAGTATCTAAAGCCTATAAACAGCTGCTTGTTAATGGCCATCCGATTATAATAAGAGGTGTAAACAGGCATGAACATCATCCACGTCTGGGGAAGACAAACATTGAGGCCTGTATGGTTAAG GATTTGGTTCTAATGAAGCAGAACAATATCAATGCTGTGAGAAACAGCCATTATCCCCAACATCCTCGTTGGTATGAGCTTTGTGATTTGTTCGGTGTGTATATGATAGATGAAGCCAATATTGAGACACATGGTTTTGATTATTCTGGACATCTTAAGCATCCCACTTTGGATCCCAGTTGGGCACCTGCAATGATGGACCGTGTCATAAGCATGGTGGAAAGAGACAAAAATCATGCTTGCATTATATGTTGGTCTTTAGGAAATGAATCAGGATATGGACCTAATCATTCTGCTTCAGCTG GTTGGGTTCGAGAAAAAGATCCCTCAAGGTTCTTACACTATGAAGGAGGTGGATCCAGAACCTCATCCACAGATATTGTATGTCCCATGTATATGCGCGTTTGGGACATAGTGAAGATTGCAAAGGATCCAAATGAAATCCGTCCTTTGATATTATGCGA GTATTCTCATGCAATGGGAAACAGCAATGGTAACATACATGAATATTGGGAAGCAATTGACAGCACATTTGGTCTTCAAGGTGGCTTTATCTGGGAATGGGTTGATCAG GGGCTATTGAAGGATGGTCCAGATGGTAGTAAGAATTGGGCATATGGAGGTGACTGGGGTGATTTTCCTGACGATTTGAACTTCTGTTTGAATGGAATTAATTGGCCAGACCGAACTCCTCATCCTGCAATGCATG AAGTCAAGTATGTGTATCAACCAATCAAGGTTTCATTTATAGAACAAACACTTCAG TTAAAAAACACTCATTTTTATGAAACAACTGAAGAATTGGAGTTCAGTTGGGCTGTTCATGGGGATGGGTGGAAACTTGGGTCCGGAATTCTATCTCTTCCTCTGATTAAACCCCAGAGTAGTTATGATATCGAATGGCAGTCAGCTCCATGGTCTACTCTATGGTCATCATCATCTGCTGAggatttttttttgacaataacTGCAAAGCTTTTGCAGTCCACACGATGGGTTGAAGCTGGTCATGTCATTTCATCTGCACAAGTCCAGTTGCCTgccaaaagaaaatttgttcCTCAT TTGATTAAGACTAAAGATGCTGCCTTTCATAGTGAAATTATTGAGGATTCAATAAAAATCAGTCAACAGAATTTGTGGGAGATAATATTGAATGTTAGAACTGGAGCTTTCAAAAGCTGGAAG GTTGAAGGAGTTTCTCTCATAAATAAGGGAATATTCCCATCCTTTTGGCGTGCACCCACAGATAATGACAATGGAGGAGGCTCTGCCAGTTATTTATCCTTATGGAAGGCTGCTCATATTGATCGCCTTCATTATATTACAGAAAGCTGCTCTATACAGAATAAGACAGACCATCTTGTGAAAATAACAGCAGTTTTTCTTGGTGTCCCAAAGGAGGATGGCTCTTCATCCAACTTAGAAAACAAAGATTATTTAATCAAAACTGAGATGATTTACACAATCTACAGTTCTGGGGATGTCATTGTGGAATGTAATGTAAAACCAAACCCAAATCTCCCTCCTTTGCCTCGTGTGGGAGTTGAGTTCCATTTGGAAAAATCACTGGACCAGATTACATGGTATGGAAGAGGACCATTTGAATGTTATCCCGACAGAAAAGCAGCTGCTCATGTTGACATTTATAAGCAGAAAGTGGATGACTTGCATGTTCCCTATATTGTTCCTGTGGAATCTTCTGGTAGGGCAGATGTTAGATGGGTTACATTCCAAAATGAGAATGGTTTTGGAATTTATGCTTCAATATATGACAACTCTCCGCCTATGCAACTGAACGCTAGTTACTACACTACAACAGAGCTACAGCGGGCAACACATATTGAAGATCTAATGAAAGGAGATACCATTGAG GTTCATCTCGACCATAAGCACATGGGTGTGGGCGGAGATGATAGTTGGACTCCCTGTGTCCATGACAAATACCTAGTTCCTGCTGTTCCGTACTCATTCTCGATCAGGTTTTCTCCGATAACTCCAACCACTTCTGGCCAGGACATCTACAAATCCCAGCTCCAAAACtag